The DNA segment AGAACCTTTAGGACATGCGAACGGTGGTCTTTCTCGTTGTCGCTATATATAAGTATGTCGTCTAGGTAGGCGGTACATATAACGTCCAAGTATTCGCGCAGCGTTTCGTTGATGAAGTTTTGGAACGTCCCTGGTGCATTGCACAGTCCAAAGGGCATGACCATATACTCATAGAGTCCGTACCGGGTGAGGAAGGCGGTTTTCTCTTCGTCACCTTCTTTAATCCGAACGGTGTTGAAAGCGGCTACAACATCGACGAGAGACATAATCTGAACTTTGGCCATGCGCGCTAGAGTTTCTTTGATGGCTGGTGGCGCATTTCGATTCTTCTTAGTGACGTTGTTGAGTGCTCGGTAGTCGACACATATGCGGAGACCTCCTCCAGGTTTCTTGACGATCAAGACAGGTGACGCAAACGGGGAGTTACTGGCCTTGATTAAGCCCTTTTGCAGCATGTCATCGATATACTTCTTAACAGCCTCAGTCTCGGTACGAGTGAGTCCGTAGACATGAGGCTTAGGGGGCGTAGTGTCAGGAAGCAGGTCGATGGGGTGGTCGACTCCTGGTCTTCGTTCGGGGAGTTGATGAGCCAGATGAGGGTTGAACAGATCAGGTAGTTCGTCCAACACCCACTCAGGTACCAGCTGGCCAATCTGGTCTCTAGTCATGTAAGGTTGCTCCATCTTGTGCATGTACTTCTCAAAGTCAGTTTGCGAGACTGCGGCTACGCCGATGCCTTCTCGGTCTTCATCGGGGGCTTCGCAAGCTTGGCCCAATGGCGGGGTTCCAACCATATGACCTGGTCAGGATGTTTGCTGCGAGTGCGGTTGCAGCGGCAGCGGAGATGAGGTAGATATCAGCCATAGTCTCCTCAGTCGTCACCTTACCATCCTTGTTCGTCTTAGTAGTGGTGTCGCCTGTCTGGTAGTCTCCCTTGACTAGTTGTACGTGACTGTGACAAACTCCGTTTTCGTAAACCGTCTCTGGGAGTCCTTCGTGGAGGCAGTTAAGTTTGCACCCTGCCTTAGCGAAGGTGAGTGATCGCTGGTCGCCAAAGTGGAGGGCAGGCTGGTGATAGTCCATCCAATTCATGCCTAGGATAACGTCGTACTTGCCGATATTGGTGACGTAGCATAGGACGTTGTGCGTATGGCTTCCGTGTCGGACGGGCAGATCAACGGCCTGGGTAAGCTTGTCCACTTCTCCGCCGTTGGCTAGTGACAATCGAATGGGTTTGGCCACAGGCATAGTATCTAGGTGTTGGTTAACCCATGACTGATTGACGAAGCATGCGCTGGCTCCCGTGTCGATAAGGGTAGAAATCGGTTGCCAACAATCAGGTCGCGTGAGAGCGGAGCCGGGAAACTCGAGTTGTCGGCTGAAGTCTTTAGAAGGCTTGCCTCCGATGGAGGCGGAGGACACGAAGTGGACCTCCGTCATAGTTGGCGTTTCGTCAGGGGCGAGCAGCAAGGCTGCAGCGATCTCGAAACGGCGATGCTGGTTTCGAACACGGCGCTGGTGTCTTTTTGCGTTACGCCAATTGAGCTCCCGCACGCGGCTCTGCGCGGGAGCCCCTAATTTAAATGCTCAAGTAGTTCCTCGTCGTTGACGTAGAAGCCATCGTCATCCACTAAGTCGTTGTCGTCCAGCGGCTCCTCAGTATCCTCGTCTCGCTCCTCTTCGTTGGAAGCGTCGAGAGCATTGATGTACAAAGAAGCCAGTGCGGGGATTTGGTGAGAAGGAGTGAAGGGCTTGCCGCGGCAGGGGGCAGTCTCGTGCCTCATCTGATGGTCATCCTTGCCACATTTGAAGCAGAGCTTCAAGTCAGCTAGACGCTTCTTGTCTTTCTCTGACCGCTCGAAGGCCATCTTCTTGTACGTATGCGTGCTGGCGGCGTTGTTGTGACCTGGAGTGTCGGTGTCCGGAAGGTGACCAACTTTTGGGTACGGCTAGCACCAGCGGTCTTCGTAACGGGAGTTAATTTTCGGCCAGCGTCAATCTGTTGATGTCCCTGGTCGATGTGTTGCGCTCGCAGCAAGAAGGACTGGATGGTCTCATCCTTGTGAGATCCGGCAGTGGTCGCGATAGCTAACCCGGGTCGCATGAACTCGCGAGCGTATCGGATCTGGGTCGCGTTCTTGTGTTTGAGGATTCGCATGCAAGAGGTGAACTTAGACTTCCACTCCATGAACTTCTGTCCAGACTTGTAGCGGAGCGAGCCGTCGGCGATGAGGGTTTCGGCGTCAGCTTCCCGATCATAGGTGAGATACTGGCTGTCGAGAGTCTCTAGGAAATCTAGGAAATGGCGAGCTTTGACATCTCGGATGTGCTCGTAAGCTTCGCCTTGAATGCGGAACTTGAGGTAGTCAACCGCTTGCCAGTCCTCTGGGTATGTGCGACACTTGGCCACTGCCATCTCGCGCCACCGCTCGTAGTCGTCGTCGACCTTGCCCTTGAACGTCTCAAGTTCTGGGAGTTTGTAAGAGAATCCTCCACCGGCGGTAGAGGGCGCGACGGGCGGCGGTCGCGGTACTGTAGGAGCGGGGGCGTATGGGTTCGATGATGGAGGAGGTAGCGAGGCGTCGCGCACGGGAGTACGGTTATCCCATGGGGTGTACCCAGCTCGGCGAGGATCTTGTGAGAGTTGGTCAGCGGTACCATCTACAGGTCGCTGTAGCAAAACGCTTGATTGTACAGGCCGTACTGGGTCGTAAGATCGCTCGCGCCGCCAGAGGGTGTACGGCTGATAGTTGGGTTCATGTTGCAGCAGTCGGTCGGTGACCGTTTTTGTCTCACGTCTAGCCTCGGTGAGCTGGAGGTTGAGCTCATCGTAAGCCTTATCCTTAAGGGCGAGAGCTTCGTTCTTGTTCGCCTCCATGTTAGAGTACTTGACATCATACTGGTTAAGCTCGATAGAATAGCGATCAGCTTGTCCTTTGAACTTGTCGCAGAGCTCAGCGTTGGCCTTAGCTTGGTCTGCCCACCAGTCGGCGCTGTCAGACTcctccttgagcttctgTGCCAACTCTGCGTAGTTAGGACCGCTCTCCGGTTCATCGGCTCGGCGGGATAGGTCCTCAACCTTCTGCTTGAGTTCATTGCGTTCGGTGGCGGCAAGGTCGCGCTCAGCGGCGAGGGCTTTGAAGGCGGGGTCATCGCGAACGTTGGGGAGTTGTTCTGACGCAGCTTTGAGCTTTCCGATGTCCGAGGTGAGGCGTCGGATCTCTGTCAGCTTCTCCTTGTACAGGTTGCTGCTAACCATGCCAACTTGTAGTTGTTTACTGTTCGAAGTTTCATCAAGGGCTGCTTCAACATTCGCTAGTCGGTCTCGTAGAGCTTGAGTCTCTCTTCATTGCGGTCCACAGTCTGCAGATGCCTATTGATGGCGTCAGTGCAGTTGCGTAGGGAGACTAGCGTAGAGACAATAAATCGCCACCAGAAGTCGGGACGATCCTTCACGTTCTTCTGGAGGTTACTAGAGTTAGTGACAGTGAagtcgttgatgttgtgggTGATGTTGCCATCAGTGCGGATTCGGCCTGTGCTAAGGGAGTAAAAGGCATTGCTGTGCTCGTCAGGTTCGGGATCCTCTTGTAATTCGAACCACTCGGTGTCAACGGTATAACGGAGGTAAACGTAGTTAGAATCTTTGAGGTATTCGAGCAGGACGTCGTTGATTTCGATGCCGACAATCTCGCGTGTAGCAGTCATGGGCTCTAGGTCGCCGCTAGCTGATACTGATGGCTGGGATGACGGATGGGCTGCCAGAAGCATGCTCTCTCGGCGGTTGGAGAGGCAAGCTCGTACTGGTACGAGAGGCGGGCCCATCTGTGATTGAGTAGGATCCTGGGAAGCTTGCCCGAAGGTGGCACCGGTGGCTGAGGTACCTTGGGTATTCTGGGTATTGGCCGGGTTTGCCATCGCGATGATCTTTTCGTGTGTGTTGCGCAGGGCTGACCGTAGGGTcgcgcttctcgaagctcgatgccttgcCTTCTGCCTACTTGTCCGTTGATGTAGGTGGACCTGTCCTTTACCAGCGTTGGTGACAACCCCCACGAGCAATACTTGCCTGTTGAGCCTGGTGTCTCTGGTCTTTTCGTgtgttgcgcagggcttaccgtagggtcgcgcttctcgaagctcgatgccttgccctctgcctacttgtccgttgatgtaggtggacctgtcctctaccagcgttggtgacaaccctcacgagcaatacttgcttgttgagcCTGGTGTCTCCACCCGTGGGCTTCTAGCGCAATACTTTGCGATCCTCGTCGTCAAGACCTAACCCGTCGCAGAACGTCTTGTTCTGCCCGATGTAGCAAGTCGCAGTTGCTCAATCGGCGGCGGCGCTCGGCGCGGACGGTGTTTCTGATAACTGAGCCTGATGCGAAGTATCCTAGGTATGTAGGGGTTGACACACAATAGTGTAAAGGCActagtacactgcaatagttaggatgcctctaataagtgagattgtgtgtacagatctatatacaagtacgaggggaactttattattcctcgcacgggccaactgccagcgtggcacgtgattgtatggcacgtgatcgcgtgagggatcgtaggtttgatccatcacaacttctactcttaccttcttctttctttaATAATCTACTtttctttcctctctttctctttatcctttcttcttctaatATACCTCTTTCCTTATCTACTTCGTCTTAATTTCTAACTatcttcttttatactcttcttatttattttctcttttcgtttacctccttcttttctttctatcctcctatacttcttcgattctcttcttcttctttacttctctctacttttatatttcttctttcttttatcttatacttgttaaacttcttctctctactctaCCCTCTCCTCTACCCTTTTTGTGATACCTTACagcttactcttactctctctctcttctttctctactctctactctACAATTTACCCTCTGCGCCCCTTAATCTATCTTACCTTGATAAAACtcctcttcttactctctttctttgcctttacctctatctctcttgtattttctttctctactatTATTTTGCGTCTACAACTCGCGCCCTCTCTTATCTATCTACCTCTAAAATATAAtattctcttatattcttttctactactctcgcttTTTATTATTATTACCGCAACGGCCGGCTTCTTGAAACTTaacctcttttcctctgccctaCCCTCTCCCTTCGCCCTTCCGCCTACTCTCAATCCCCTCTTTCTTGCTTTCTATTAAACTCTCTTGTATTTCCTCCTCCCTAAAATCCCTAaccttaccctcaatctctcccttaccctcaatctctcccttaccctctcttaccctcaatctcccttaccctcaatctctcccttaccctcaatctctcccttaccctctccctctactactacacctcCCCTCTTTTCCTCTCTCAACTTCTTTTACTCCTCTAACTTCCCTTTCCTCTCTCTTGATCTACTTTACTTTCCCtatttcctcttctttctacctctttctctcctACTTACCTCACTCCCTACTccttcctttttctctcctTCTACTAACCCTTTCGAATTTTTACTTTTAACTCTACTCTCTAACCTTTCTCTTCCTACTCCTTACTCATTACCTCTTCTCaccctttttctctttcttctccgactttctttactcactctacttctcttttctactacctactactcCTCTTTACTTCCTTTCTATACTtctttcttctactactacctactttactctctcttaccg comes from the Pyrenophora tritici-repentis strain M4 chromosome Unknown M4_contig_00040, whole genome shotgun sequence genome and includes:
- a CDS encoding Asp-protease-2 multi-domain protein, with product MTEVHFVSSASIGGKPSKDFSRQLEFPGSALTRPDCWQPISTLIDTGASACFVNQSWVNQHLDTMPVAKPIRLSLANGGEVDKLTQAVDLPVRHGSHTHNVLCYVTNIGKYDVILGMNWMDYHQPALHFGDQRSLTFAKAGCKLNCLHEGLPETVYENGVCHSHVQLVKGDYQTGDTTTKTNKDGKVTTEETMADIYLISAAAATALAANILTRSYGWNPAIGPSLRSPR